Within the Tachysurus fulvidraco isolate hzauxx_2018 chromosome 3, HZAU_PFXX_2.0, whole genome shotgun sequence genome, the region CCGGAATCTCGTGGCCCACCCGACTTCTCTTGCTCCCGGTGCGCCCTATGGATCAAGTGAAGTGCCTGTATCTGGCGTGACGGAACCTGTCAAGCAGTGCAGCCCGTGTTCGGCGGCGCAGAACTCCCCCGGTGCTGCTTCTTTGCCCTATGGATATTTCGGTAGTGGCTATTATCCGTGCCGAGTATCACATCACGGCGCAGTGAAGTCTTGCGCGCAGCCTGCCTCTTACGCAGATAAGTACATGGAGACGTCTGTCTCCGGAGAGGAGTTTTCTTCTAGAGCTAAGGAGTTCACTTTCTATCAGGGGTACTCGTCCGGACCTTACCAACCTGTGCCCAGTTATCTGGACGTGCCAGTCGTGCCTGCTCTAAGCTCTGCTCCAGAACCGAGACACGAGTCAATTTTGCCCGTGGAAACTTACCACCAGCCTTGGACCATCACGAACAGCTGGAACAGCCCTGTGTACTGCCCAAAGGAGCAGACCCAATCCAGTCATCTCTGGAAGTCGTCTCTTCAAGGTATTAGGCCTACTTAGCTAATGCATCCATTTAACCTGTTTTTAGTCACAATAACATTTGTTAAA harbors:
- the hoxa13b gene encoding homeobox protein Hox-A13b, with amino-acid sequence MTASLLLHSRWIEPVMFLCDSGCSDDVSKNMEGFAGSNFSANQCRNLVAHPTSLAPGAPYGSSEVPVSGVTEPVKQCSPCSAAQNSPGAASLPYGYFGSGYYPCRVSHHGAVKSCAQPASYADKYMETSVSGEEFSSRAKEFTFYQGYSSGPYQPVPSYLDVPVVPALSSAPEPRHESILPVETYHQPWTITNSWNSPVYCPKEQTQSSHLWKSSLQDNVSGSDGASIRRGRKKRVPYTKVQLKELEREYAANKFITKDKRRRISAHTNLTERQVTIWFQNRRVKEKKVVNKFKSIT